One region of Halanaerobiales bacterium genomic DNA includes:
- a CDS encoding ComF family protein has protein sequence MKKILFDFVYPEKEKCFICGKDILLSEVPFLCSDCLEDLSYTSNICNRCGREIGVSEGEKEIKNGVKKDLKCEFCSKNSHDFYFKKNRSAFIYEKLGRELIFHFKYFNKKELYLPLGELLYIYFKEYYSQIDFDYILAIPLYKSRKKERGYNQAKLLAEVVAQKSGIELLKDILIRYKKTPPLYDLNRSKREALIRGVFKLKKNNLAKLKGKNILLIDDIFTTGTTTNEASFVLKKEGKVNKVYTLTLATARV, from the coding sequence TTGAAAAAGATTTTATTTGATTTTGTTTATCCTGAAAAAGAAAAATGCTTTATCTGTGGGAAAGATATACTTTTATCAGAAGTACCATTTCTGTGTTCAGATTGTCTGGAAGACCTGTCATACACATCAAATATTTGTAATAGATGTGGAAGAGAGATCGGAGTTTCCGAAGGTGAAAAAGAAATAAAAAATGGGGTAAAAAAAGATTTAAAGTGCGAATTTTGTTCAAAAAACAGTCATGATTTTTATTTTAAAAAGAATAGAAGTGCATTTATTTATGAAAAACTCGGAAGAGAATTAATTTTTCATTTTAAATATTTTAACAAAAAAGAACTATATTTACCATTAGGTGAACTACTATATATTTATTTTAAAGAATATTATTCACAAATTGATTTTGATTATATTTTAGCTATTCCTTTATATAAGAGTCGAAAAAAGGAGAGAGGATATAATCAGGCAAAATTATTAGCTGAGGTTGTAGCTCAAAAAAGTGGTATTGAATTATTAAAAGATATACTTATAAGATATAAAAAAACGCCTCCACTTTATGATTTAAACCGCAGTAAAAGAGAGGCTTTAATCAGAGGTGTATTTAAGTTAAAGAAAAATAATTTAGCAAAATTAAAAGGTAAAAATATATTATTAATTGATGATATATTTACTACAGGAACAACTACCAATGAAGCCTCTTTTGTACTGAAAAAAGAGGGAAAAGTTAATAAGGTATATACATTAACCCTGGC